From a region of the Streptomyces venezuelae genome:
- a CDS encoding TerD family protein yields MTHAMQKGSNIPVAAVAVRAVLRWTGGPEVPDVDASALLVGPDGRVRSDEDFVFYNQPRHPSGAVWRLGKKQIGDAITDAVQADLRTVTPTVDRILVVASAEDVPFRRVGDLRILLYDATATGSSEPLAYFDVRPETGAETALICGELYRRGEGWKFRALGEGYSDGLVGLATDHGISVDENAAESGAAAAADPAAAPGDGPASEQTAMMAPPTQAPPPIQPAYGYPQPVSPAPVPGPGGDPSFRLPVQGPQFIRR; encoded by the coding sequence ATGACGCACGCGATGCAGAAGGGCTCGAACATCCCGGTGGCCGCCGTGGCGGTCCGGGCGGTGCTGCGCTGGACCGGCGGCCCCGAGGTGCCGGACGTGGACGCCTCGGCGCTGCTCGTCGGCCCGGACGGCCGGGTGCGTTCGGACGAGGACTTCGTCTTCTACAACCAGCCCCGGCACCCCTCGGGGGCCGTCTGGCGGCTCGGCAAGAAGCAGATCGGTGACGCGATCACCGACGCCGTCCAGGCGGACCTGCGCACGGTGACGCCCACGGTGGACCGGATCCTGGTGGTCGCCTCCGCCGAGGACGTGCCGTTCCGCCGGGTCGGTGACCTGCGGATCCTCCTCTACGACGCCACCGCGACCGGGAGCTCCGAACCGCTGGCCTACTTCGACGTACGGCCCGAGACCGGTGCCGAGACGGCGCTGATCTGCGGGGAGCTGTACCGGCGGGGCGAGGGGTGGAAGTTCCGGGCGCTCGGCGAGGGCTACTCCGACGGGCTGGTCGGGCTCGCGACCGACCACGGGATCTCGGTGGACGAGAACGCCGCGGAGTCCGGGGCGGCCGCCGCGGCCGACCCCGCCGCTGCTCCCGGAGACGGGCCCGCTTCCGAGCAGACGGCGATGATGGCCCCGCCCACCCAGGCCCCGCCGCCGATCCAGCCCGCCTACGGGTACCCGCAGCCGGTGTCCCCGGCGCCGGTGCCGGGTCCGGGAGGCGATCCGTCCTTCCGGCTGCCGGTGCAGGGCCCGCAGTTCATCCGCCGCTGA